The Geminocystis sp. NIES-3708 genomic sequence TAAAAACGTATCAGTTCACTACACATCTTATTCTGAAACTGCGGATACCTACATAGAAAAATTTTGTGCATCTTTTCCTCGCCGAAATCCTGAAACCGATACAAGAATAATTGTCGCTACTTCAGATCAAGCACAACGTCATACTGTTGTCGGATATGGGGCAGAATGGCTATCAGCTCAAGGATTAGCTAAAGAAATTGATTCAACTAAAACTAAAGAAAAGCCTAACTTTCGCCCTCGACAGAAATCTCAGGGGCGTTTTCTTTTTAATTCTCTGGATACAAAAACTCAAACGGCTTTAGCTAAAATGCGTTTTGGTAATTAGAGGTTATTTTATAAGTAGAATAAAGTCTTTTAAAACAGGATTTTTGATCATTTAAGTTGACTACTGATGAGTGAGTAAAAT encodes the following:
- a CDS encoding NYN domain-containing protein, with translation MVSTTSQAILLVDGYNIIGTWYWLKKIRDKNGLEHARDSLIESLVNYTGYKALEAKIVFDAHYQKTPSYEEKHGKNVSVHYTSYSETADTYIEKFCASFPRRNPETDTRIIVATSDQAQRHTVVGYGAEWLSAQGLAKEIDSTKTKEKPNFRPRQKSQGRFLFNSLDTKTQTALAKMRFGN